One genomic window of Luteitalea pratensis includes the following:
- a CDS encoding methyltransferase domain-containing protein yields MSGDPHFVRFAGFTLDLRSGELARNGRRLLLPEQPFRILTLLVRSPGSLVTRDDLRRELWGQDTFVDFEHSINAAIKRLREALGDSAARSQFVETLPRRGYRFKVAVDVAPPASQEVPINAPYALLARFYDVLCGYAAPINRHARRQILCAVLPSVKSVCDVGCGTGETALDLARHGLEVDALDDSRVFCETVRARARRAGLAVTVHCDDMRDFRLPRPVDLVLAEFASLNNLADRRDLPRVMHAVARALADGGWFCFDVNTPRSLRVEYPQTFWLEDSRFKLVQHGSVETDGRRARLDFEWLLPAGRLWRHVRETLWHVSWTDSEIKQALRVAGFELVRYFDGVDVRPQRPGTTRGTDAYYLARKGRPGQRRRART; encoded by the coding sequence ATGTCGGGAGATCCGCATTTCGTACGGTTTGCCGGTTTCACGTTGGATCTGCGATCCGGGGAGCTCGCGAGGAACGGCCGTCGGCTGCTGCTGCCGGAGCAACCATTTCGCATTCTCACACTCCTGGTGCGTTCGCCCGGCTCACTGGTCACACGCGATGACCTCCGTCGTGAACTGTGGGGCCAGGATACGTTTGTCGATTTCGAGCACAGCATCAACGCCGCCATCAAGCGGTTGCGTGAAGCGCTAGGTGATTCGGCTGCAAGATCGCAGTTCGTCGAAACCCTTCCGCGCCGTGGCTATCGATTCAAGGTTGCGGTCGACGTCGCGCCCCCGGCCTCCCAAGAGGTCCCGATCAACGCGCCGTACGCATTGCTCGCTCGGTTTTATGACGTTCTGTGCGGCTATGCGGCGCCGATCAACCGTCACGCCCGCAGGCAGATTCTGTGCGCCGTGCTGCCGAGCGTAAAAAGTGTGTGTGATGTTGGTTGCGGTACCGGCGAGACGGCGCTCGATCTTGCTCGGCATGGCCTTGAAGTTGACGCGCTGGACGACTCCCGCGTGTTCTGCGAGACGGTTCGCGCCAGGGCGCGTCGGGCCGGACTCGCCGTCACCGTTCACTGCGATGACATGCGCGACTTCCGATTGCCGCGACCCGTGGATCTCGTTCTTGCAGAATTCGCGTCGCTCAACAACCTCGCAGATCGCCGTGACCTGCCACGAGTGATGCACGCTGTCGCGCGCGCGTTGGCAGACGGCGGTTGGTTCTGTTTCGACGTCAATACACCGCGATCGTTGCGCGTTGAGTACCCGCAGACGTTTTGGCTCGAAGATTCCAGATTCAAGCTCGTGCAACACGGAAGTGTCGAGACTGACGGGCGGCGGGCGAGGCTGGACTTCGAGTGGCTCCTCCCGGCCGGACGTCTCTGGCGCCACGTGCGCGAGACGCTCTGGCACGTCTCCTGGACTGACTCGGAGATCAAACAGGCTCTGCGAGTGGCTGGATTCGAGCTCGTGCGGTACTTCGACGGCGTCGATGTTCGCCCACAAAGGCCTGGGACGACGCGCGGAACGGATGCGTACTACCTCGCACGGAAGGGAAGGCCGGGACAACGGCGTCGTGCCAGGACCTAG
- the adhP gene encoding alcohol dehydrogenase AdhP, with translation MSRTMKAAVVRALGQPLSIEEVPVPTPGPGEVLVKIVASGVCHTDVHAADGDWPVKPTPPFIPGHEGAGIVAGLGPGVTGLKEGDPVGIAWLHDACGGCESCITGWETLCPSQHNSGYGVNGTFAEYAIGNAAYLARLPARPDFAALAPILCAGVTTYKGIKETEAKPGEWLAISGIGGLGHVAVQYAKAMGLHVVAIDVADDKLALARTLGADVTVNAMSPDAAEIVTKYTDGGAHGVLVTAVSVPAFSQALQMVRRKGTVSLVGLPPGDFPTPIFDVVLKRITVRGSIVGTRKDLAEAVAFASEGKVHAHIHTAPLESINDIFAALKSGTVDGRMVLDLALPAGSMREQAATRINALA, from the coding sequence ATGTCCAGGACTATGAAGGCGGCGGTGGTTCGCGCACTCGGCCAGCCATTGTCGATTGAGGAAGTCCCCGTCCCGACGCCGGGGCCGGGAGAAGTCCTCGTGAAGATTGTCGCAAGTGGCGTGTGCCATACGGATGTGCACGCCGCCGATGGTGACTGGCCCGTGAAGCCGACGCCACCGTTCATCCCCGGTCATGAGGGCGCTGGCATCGTCGCCGGCCTTGGACCTGGCGTGACCGGGCTGAAAGAAGGCGATCCTGTCGGCATCGCCTGGCTCCACGACGCGTGCGGAGGATGCGAGTCGTGCATCACCGGATGGGAGACACTCTGCCCGTCCCAGCACAACAGCGGCTACGGCGTGAACGGCACTTTCGCGGAGTACGCGATCGGGAATGCCGCCTACCTCGCCCGCCTGCCGGCACGGCCGGACTTCGCGGCCCTGGCGCCCATCCTGTGCGCTGGCGTCACCACCTACAAGGGCATCAAGGAAACCGAAGCGAAGCCAGGAGAATGGCTCGCCATCTCCGGAATCGGCGGCCTCGGTCACGTCGCCGTGCAGTATGCCAAGGCGATGGGGTTACACGTCGTCGCCATCGACGTCGCGGACGACAAGCTCGCCCTCGCCAGGACGCTCGGTGCTGATGTGACCGTCAACGCGATGTCCCCGGATGCTGCGGAAATCGTGACGAAGTACACCGACGGTGGAGCTCACGGCGTCCTCGTAACCGCGGTCTCCGTGCCGGCGTTCTCGCAGGCGCTGCAGATGGTGCGGCGAAAGGGTACCGTCAGCCTTGTCGGCCTGCCGCCTGGCGACTTCCCGACGCCCATCTTCGACGTCGTCCTCAAGCGAATCACAGTCAGGGGTTCGATCGTCGGCACACGCAAGGACCTGGCGGAGGCTGTGGCGTTCGCGTCCGAAGGGAAGGTGCACGCGCATATTCATACGGCGCCGCTGGAGTCGATCAACGACATCTTCGCTGCGCTGAAGTCCGGCACTGTCGACGGTCGGATGGTGCTGGACCTGGCGCTCCCTGCCGGCTCCATGCGGGAGCAGGCGGCGACGCGGATCAACGCGCTCGCCTGA
- a CDS encoding cation-translocating P-type ATPase translates to MSGLSTADAVERLGQFGPNALPEQAPEPLWQRFLRQFNSPLIFILLFALTFDLGLWAYEGGHGWPIEAAAIGLILLFNAALGLYQEQRSEAALARLKVLAGAQAWVLRDGEFVRLPTQDLVPGDCVRLESGDRVPADGVLRDPRGAMLDESILTGESVPVDKGQDDEAFSGTLLVRGKTLLEVTRTGPLSAMGRLATMLGDIELSKTPLERRVDVLGRRIARWVLTLTALLGVAGVIAEGLSRAPQMIIFAVALAVAAVPEGLPAVLTVALALGVERMARHRAVVRRLSAVEALGSVTVIATDKTGTLTENRMDVRSIDAPDLGRALVAVALANDADPSTGAGDPLDAGLLRYACAHGIDVARLRQEHPVISERPFDSAWKFARVTVREDGHRVSFLKGAPEVVVARCDLSVEDRESWTGKAEAYAEEGFRVLAIASAPGEAEEHLSLLGLALFWDPPRPEVPKAVRTALDAGIRVVMITGDHPVTALAIAHQIGIPGVRVLTGEDLAEYERHTLHDALTEVNVFARVRPEQKLLLVESLQALGQIVAMTGDGVNDAPALKRSDVGVAMGQRGSDVSREVADLVLLDDNFATVVSAVEEGRGIYENIQKFLRFLFSTNLSEVLLVAGGAVVAFSIDLRDAAGHLVLPLTAAQILWINLLTDGLPALALAFDRTPGVMQQKPRPAGSPLLDQPSVRFVVAVGSMKAVLALAVLGILPTFGYSLEVTRAAAFHFMAIGQLFLTYPSRHTWMRPLSNPYLHAAVVGGVGIQIAAASIPFVSNLLGSAALPVEVWAVVFAAAFGSWALSELISRLVWRQVGQREA, encoded by the coding sequence ATGAGTGGCCTTTCGACAGCGGACGCCGTCGAACGACTCGGGCAATTTGGACCGAATGCACTGCCAGAGCAGGCTCCGGAGCCTCTCTGGCAGCGCTTCCTGCGTCAGTTCAACAGCCCGCTGATCTTCATCCTGCTGTTCGCACTCACGTTCGATCTCGGGCTGTGGGCGTACGAGGGCGGGCACGGCTGGCCAATCGAGGCAGCCGCCATCGGCCTGATCCTGCTGTTCAACGCTGCTCTCGGCCTGTATCAGGAGCAACGCTCCGAGGCCGCGCTTGCCCGGCTCAAGGTGTTGGCCGGGGCCCAGGCCTGGGTGCTTCGCGACGGCGAGTTCGTGCGGCTGCCAACGCAGGATCTCGTGCCCGGCGATTGCGTGCGACTCGAGTCAGGCGACCGCGTTCCGGCCGACGGCGTCCTCCGCGATCCACGCGGCGCCATGCTCGATGAATCGATCCTGACCGGAGAGTCGGTACCTGTCGACAAGGGACAGGACGACGAGGCGTTCAGCGGCACCTTGCTCGTCCGCGGCAAGACGCTTCTGGAGGTCACCCGAACCGGACCGCTGAGCGCGATGGGGCGCCTAGCAACGATGCTCGGCGACATCGAGCTCTCGAAGACGCCGCTTGAACGCCGGGTCGACGTCCTCGGACGACGGATCGCGCGTTGGGTCCTCACGCTGACGGCCCTGCTTGGTGTGGCTGGCGTGATCGCCGAGGGGTTGAGTCGCGCCCCGCAGATGATCATCTTTGCCGTCGCTCTTGCCGTCGCGGCCGTCCCTGAAGGCCTGCCCGCGGTGCTCACCGTCGCGTTGGCCCTGGGAGTCGAGCGCATGGCCCGTCACCGCGCCGTGGTGCGACGGCTCTCGGCGGTGGAGGCGCTGGGCTCGGTGACCGTCATCGCTACGGACAAGACCGGGACGCTGACCGAGAACCGCATGGACGTCCGGTCGATCGATGCGCCGGACCTGGGGCGCGCGCTTGTTGCCGTCGCACTCGCCAACGACGCGGACCCCTCGACCGGCGCAGGTGATCCACTCGATGCCGGACTGCTGCGCTATGCCTGCGCGCACGGCATCGACGTCGCACGACTGAGACAGGAACACCCGGTGATCAGCGAGCGGCCGTTCGACAGCGCCTGGAAGTTCGCGCGCGTCACGGTCCGTGAAGACGGGCACAGGGTGAGCTTTCTCAAGGGAGCTCCGGAGGTCGTTGTCGCGCGGTGCGACCTGAGCGTGGAGGATCGCGAGTCCTGGACAGGGAAAGCCGAGGCGTACGCCGAAGAGGGATTCCGCGTCCTCGCGATCGCGAGCGCGCCCGGTGAAGCCGAAGAGCACCTGTCGCTGCTGGGCCTCGCGCTGTTCTGGGATCCGCCGCGGCCGGAAGTGCCGAAGGCCGTCCGGACAGCGCTGGATGCCGGTATCCGCGTGGTCATGATCACCGGCGACCATCCAGTGACGGCCCTTGCCATTGCGCACCAGATCGGCATCCCTGGCGTGCGGGTGCTCACCGGGGAGGACCTTGCCGAGTACGAGCGTCACACCCTCCACGACGCGCTGACGGAAGTGAATGTATTCGCGCGGGTGCGGCCAGAACAGAAACTGCTGCTCGTGGAGTCCCTGCAGGCGCTCGGTCAGATAGTCGCGATGACCGGGGACGGGGTCAACGATGCGCCCGCGCTGAAACGTTCCGACGTCGGTGTGGCCATGGGGCAGCGCGGCTCCGACGTCAGCCGGGAAGTGGCCGATCTCGTCCTGCTCGACGACAACTTCGCCACTGTCGTGAGCGCGGTCGAGGAAGGCCGGGGCATCTACGAGAACATCCAGAAGTTTCTTCGATTCCTGTTCTCGACCAATCTCTCGGAAGTGCTGCTCGTGGCCGGCGGCGCCGTGGTGGCGTTCTCGATCGATCTCCGGGATGCGGCAGGGCACCTCGTGCTGCCGCTCACGGCCGCCCAGATCTTGTGGATCAATCTGCTGACCGATGGCCTGCCTGCCCTCGCCCTGGCTTTCGATCGAACCCCAGGGGTCATGCAGCAGAAACCGCGACCGGCCGGCTCGCCGCTGCTGGACCAGCCCTCGGTCCGGTTCGTCGTTGCCGTGGGAAGCATGAAGGCTGTGCTCGCGCTGGCCGTCCTCGGAATCCTTCCGACGTTTGGCTACAGCCTCGAGGTCACGCGCGCTGCCGCATTTCACTTCATGGCCATTGGCCAATTGTTCCTTACGTACCCGTCACGGCACACATGGATGCGGCCGCTGTCGAACCCGTACCTGCATGCTGCCGTGGTCGGCGGGGTCGGCATCCAGATCGCCGCAGCGTCGATACCGTTCGTCTCGAACCTGCTGGGAAGTGCTGCGCTTCCCGTGGAAGTCTGGGCTGTGGTCTTTGCCGCGGCCTTCGGGTCCTGGGCGCTTTCGGAACTCATCTCGCGACTGGTGTGGCGGCAAGTGGGGCAGCGAGAGGCCTGA
- a CDS encoding serine hydrolase: MASTVTNNLRAAALIALALAIGAMGIYVGEVDDAPGAGGIGLLLMIGTVVLGVKAARNRLPAWAARTGLAVGVLIAAFAAVLTHAVALTVPLFAQPQDVPSVIDSAPSPQYSVAVGRARELVRAAVLEQNLPGVSVAVGAGGTIVWAEGFGWRDVDTRTPVTPKTRFNIGTAASAVTADVIASLGLTNTGADAATAWSPERIGEPGEDFPPLTLIRHNILQPLGLAPAEYPLPDDRATFYVPRSDDNPRRGRRLMYMRDLACCAGTMASYSTASDMVGVGLAKRVSVNGELAGGIVMSLTTLRDSGIVVAVLSNIAHANTSALSLKIGDAFAKQAR; the protein is encoded by the coding sequence ATGGCATCCACTGTGACGAACAACCTCAGGGCGGCCGCCCTCATCGCCCTCGCCCTGGCCATCGGGGCCATGGGCATCTACGTGGGGGAAGTGGACGACGCGCCCGGCGCCGGCGGCATCGGGCTGCTGCTGATGATCGGCACGGTCGTGCTCGGCGTGAAGGCCGCGCGGAATCGGCTGCCGGCCTGGGCCGCGCGCACGGGGCTTGCCGTCGGGGTCCTGATAGCGGCGTTCGCGGCAGTTCTCACTCATGCGGTCGCGCTGACCGTGCCTCTTTTCGCACAACCGCAGGACGTGCCATCGGTCATCGATTCGGCGCCGTCGCCGCAATATTCCGTGGCCGTCGGGCGCGCGCGGGAGCTCGTGCGCGCGGCCGTCCTGGAGCAGAACCTGCCAGGGGTGTCGGTGGCGGTCGGTGCCGGCGGGACGATCGTCTGGGCGGAAGGATTCGGTTGGAGGGACGTGGACACGCGGACGCCGGTGACGCCGAAGACCCGATTCAACATCGGCACGGCGGCATCGGCGGTCACGGCCGACGTCATTGCGTCGCTCGGGCTGACCAACACCGGCGCTGACGCGGCGACAGCGTGGAGTCCGGAGCGGATCGGTGAGCCGGGAGAGGACTTCCCACCGTTGACGCTCATCCGCCACAACATCTTGCAGCCGCTTGGCCTGGCTCCCGCCGAGTACCCATTGCCGGATGATCGCGCGACGTTCTACGTCCCGCGTTCGGATGACAATCCACGGCGGGGCAGGCGGCTGATGTACATGCGCGACCTGGCGTGCTGCGCGGGGACGATGGCGTCCTATTCCACGGCGTCGGACATGGTGGGCGTCGGCCTGGCGAAGCGCGTCAGCGTCAACGGCGAGCTGGCGGGCGGGATAGTGATGTCGCTGACCACGCTGCGCGACAGCGGCATCGTCGTCGCCGTGCTGTCCAACATCGCGCACGCGAACACGTCTGCGCTCAGCCTCAAGATCGGAGACGCGTTCGCGAAACAGGCGCGATGA